The proteins below are encoded in one region of Limnohabitans sp. 63ED37-2:
- the sdhC gene encoding succinate dehydrogenase, cytochrome b556 subunit yields the protein MTEVVRKRPEFRNINALKDLPSYRLPAAGIVSILHRISGFLMFLLMPLFIWMFDNSITSEISFAKLSAAFGIGIGFVPGWFFKLLALALIWAYLHHFIAGVRHIYMDAFHAVTKEFGKSSAVATLVLSLGLTAVLAAKLFGLY from the coding sequence ATGACCGAAGTTGTCCGCAAGCGGCCTGAATTCCGCAACATCAACGCCCTGAAAGACTTGCCCTCCTACCGCCTGCCGGCCGCTGGGATTGTCTCCATCTTGCACCGCATCAGCGGTTTCCTGATGTTTTTGCTCATGCCCCTGTTCATCTGGATGTTTGACAACTCCATCACGTCCGAGATTTCCTTTGCCAAGCTCTCGGCCGCTTTCGGCATCGGCATCGGTTTTGTGCCCGGCTGGTTCTTCAAGCTGTTGGCCCTGGCCTTGATCTGGGCCTACTTGCACCACTTCATTGCAGGCGTGCGCCATATCTATATGGATGCGTTCCATGCCGTGACCAAAGAATTCGGCAAGTCCTCTGCAGTGGCCACTTTGGTGCTGAGCCTGGGCTTGACCGCCGTGTTGGCTGCCAAGCTGTTTGGCTTGTACTGA
- the sdhD gene encoding succinate dehydrogenase, hydrophobic membrane anchor protein yields MSSVNYGSKRIVTGAGYGFRDWLAQRVTAVLMALFTVVLLAQVIFTSGPIGYEEWAGIFASQWMKVLTFSVIIALLYHVWVGMRDIWMDYIKPLALRLALHVFTLVWLVGCAGWAVQALWRL; encoded by the coding sequence ATGTCGTCCGTGAATTACGGCTCCAAACGCATCGTGACCGGTGCTGGCTACGGCTTTCGTGACTGGCTGGCCCAACGTGTGACCGCTGTCCTGATGGCCCTGTTCACCGTGGTCTTGCTGGCCCAGGTGATCTTCACTTCCGGCCCCATCGGCTACGAAGAGTGGGCAGGCATTTTTGCCTCCCAGTGGATGAAGGTGCTGACCTTCTCCGTCATCATCGCCCTGCTCTACCACGTCTGGGTGGGCATGCGTGACATCTGGATGGACTACATCAAGCCCTTGGCCTTGCGCCTGGCCTTGCACGTCTTCACTCTCGTCTGGCTGGTCGGCTGTGCCGGCTGGGCTGTTCAAGCCCTGTGGCGCCTGTGA